One part of the Haemophilus parainfluenzae genome encodes these proteins:
- a CDS encoding DMT family transporter, whose product MIYQILALFIWSSAFVAAKYTFTMMDTILMIQARLLMAALIVMPLFFRRWKGVSKPMRKQLWWLGFFNYTATFLLQFIGLKYTSAASATTMIGLEPLCVIFVGHFFFQDRAKWYHWVCGAFAFLGVAILILGGQGNEGSSEISLLGCSLVVAASIVFACCLRWTKKVVATVSAQAYTSISIVLATITMLPFTLLMTENWDIHFNWLGFFGLIYLGVACSWFAFWLWNKGLNSVDAKISGILTALEPIFGVFLAVLLLNEEVSLVSTLGIIIIVASALGVSLLPKWLHKEIN is encoded by the coding sequence ATGATTTACCAGATCCTGGCGTTGTTTATTTGGAGTAGTGCCTTTGTTGCCGCGAAATACACCTTTACAATGATGGACACCATTTTGATGATCCAAGCCCGTTTATTAATGGCGGCGCTTATTGTGATGCCGCTCTTTTTTCGTCGTTGGAAAGGCGTGTCTAAACCGATGCGAAAACAGCTTTGGTGGCTAGGTTTTTTCAATTATACTGCGACCTTTTTGCTGCAATTTATTGGCTTAAAATATACAAGTGCGGCGAGCGCAACAACCATGATTGGATTAGAGCCGTTATGTGTGATTTTTGTAGGGCATTTTTTCTTTCAAGATCGTGCGAAATGGTATCATTGGGTGTGTGGGGCTTTTGCCTTTTTAGGCGTAGCCATTTTAATTCTAGGTGGGCAGGGCAATGAAGGCTCAAGTGAAATTAGCTTATTGGGATGCTCATTAGTGGTAGCGGCAAGTATTGTGTTTGCTTGTTGCTTGCGTTGGACGAAAAAAGTGGTAGCAACGGTTTCAGCACAAGCCTATACATCAATTTCGATTGTGTTAGCAACCATCACCATGCTGCCATTTACGTTATTGATGACTGAAAACTGGGATATCCATTTTAACTGGCTTGGTTTCTTCGGTTTGATTTATCTCGGTGTAGCATGTAGTTGGTTTGCCTTTTGGTTGTGGAATAAAGGCTTAAATTCGGTGGATGCAAAAATCTCGGGAATTTTGACCGCACTTGAGCCGATTTTTGGTGTCTTTTTGGCAGTACTATTACTCAACGAAGAGGTTTCACTTGTTTCAACGCTTGGGATTATCATTATTGTGGCTTCAGCCCTAGGAGTAAGTTTATTACCGAAATGGTTACATAAAGAAATTAATTAA
- the panF gene encoding sodium/pantothenate symporter: MNLGIILPLIIYLIFIFGAALFAYVKRSKGDFLTEYYVGNRSMTGFVLAMTTASTYASASSFVGGPGAAYKYGLGWVLLAMIQVPAVWLALGTLGKKFALLSRETNALTINDLFFYRYKNKYLVWISSLALLLAFFAAMVVQFIGGARLLETTIGIPYTHALLIFALTVGIYTFIGGFRAVVLTDTIQGTVMIFGTIVLLVGVIYHLGGVESAVNKLTEIDPSLVSPYGPNEMLDFQFMASFWILVCFGVVGLPHTAVRCMAFKDSKALHRGMLIGTIVLSVIMLGMHLAGALGRAVVPDLTVSDKVIPTLMLEVLPPIVAGIFLAAPMSAIMSTVDAQLIQSSSIFVKDLYLASKPEAAKNEKRISRISSVITLVLSALLILAALNPPDMIIWLNLFAFGGLEATFLWVIVLGIYWDKANTTGAISSMLVGLSSYVLLTQFGIKLLGFNAIVPALVFGLIAFILGNQFGAKKQ, encoded by the coding sequence ATGAATTTAGGTATTATTCTCCCCTTAATTATCTACTTAATTTTTATCTTTGGCGCAGCATTATTTGCTTATGTAAAACGCAGTAAAGGGGATTTTCTTACGGAATATTATGTGGGAAATCGCTCCATGACGGGCTTTGTCCTTGCGATGACAACCGCTTCCACTTATGCCAGTGCCAGTTCTTTTGTTGGTGGGCCAGGGGCAGCTTATAAATATGGGCTAGGTTGGGTATTACTCGCCATGATCCAAGTGCCAGCTGTGTGGTTAGCCTTAGGCACATTAGGCAAAAAGTTTGCATTACTTTCTCGCGAAACCAATGCGCTTACCATCAATGATTTATTTTTCTATCGTTATAAAAATAAATATCTCGTTTGGATTTCCAGTCTAGCATTGTTGCTTGCCTTCTTTGCTGCTATGGTTGTGCAATTTATTGGTGGAGCGAGATTGCTCGAAACGACGATAGGGATTCCTTATACTCATGCCTTACTTATTTTTGCCTTAACGGTTGGTATTTATACGTTTATTGGTGGTTTCCGAGCCGTCGTGTTAACCGATACGATTCAAGGTACAGTAATGATTTTTGGCACAATCGTGCTATTAGTGGGCGTGATTTACCATCTCGGTGGCGTAGAAAGTGCGGTCAATAAATTAACTGAAATTGATCCGAGTTTAGTGAGTCCTTACGGCCCAAATGAGATGCTTGATTTTCAGTTTATGGCATCCTTTTGGATTTTAGTTTGTTTCGGTGTGGTTGGCTTACCACATACAGCTGTGCGTTGTATGGCTTTCAAAGATAGTAAAGCCTTACATCGAGGCATGCTCATTGGTACGATTGTCCTTTCAGTCATTATGTTAGGGATGCATTTGGCGGGCGCTTTAGGACGTGCTGTTGTGCCAGATTTAACGGTGTCAGACAAAGTCATTCCAACCTTAATGTTGGAAGTGCTTCCGCCAATTGTTGCAGGGATTTTCTTAGCCGCACCGATGTCGGCGATTATGTCCACAGTTGATGCGCAACTTATTCAATCCTCCTCAATTTTTGTGAAAGACTTATATCTTGCAAGCAAACCTGAAGCCGCAAAGAATGAAAAACGAATTAGCCGTATTTCATCCGTCATTACACTTGTTTTATCGGCGTTGTTAATTCTTGCGGCACTGAATCCACCGGATATGATTATTTGGCTGAATTTATTTGCTTTCGGAGGATTAGAAGCTACATTCCTTTGGGTGATTGTATTAGGCATTTATTGGGATAAAGCAAATACAACAGGGGCAATAAGCTCAATGCTGGTGGGATTAAGCAGTTATGTGCTGCTGACTCAATTTGGCATCAAATTATTGGGGTTTAATGCGATTGTGCCTGCACTTGTATTTGGTTTGATTGCGTTCATCTTAGGCAATCAATTCGGCGCCAAAAAACAGTAA
- a CDS encoding energy transducer TonB gives MNSQQAKRSLLGLLISLLIHGAIVVALIWNWHKPSEAASNAGDEISTTISMEMIQEMRIEEPAPEPEPEPQQAEPEPEKQEVVADPTKKPEPEKKKEPEKKPEKPIEKPKPKPKEKPKEKPKNEVKAEKAVEMPKSLPIGDKNINSTATANSKATTTGQPGTNGVQGGSGINTDELNAYRAAIRREIERHKRYPARAKMMRKQGIVNVSFSVGGDGSLSGERVTKSSGDESLDNAALEAVRSARPIGPKPAGFASSVSVPISFTIQ, from the coding sequence ATGAACAGCCAACAAGCTAAACGATCACTATTAGGCTTGCTTATTTCTCTATTAATTCATGGTGCTATTGTAGTCGCATTGATTTGGAACTGGCATAAGCCAAGTGAAGCTGCAAGTAATGCGGGAGATGAAATATCTACAACGATTTCAATGGAAATGATTCAGGAAATGCGAATAGAAGAACCCGCTCCTGAGCCGGAACCCGAACCTCAACAGGCAGAACCGGAACCTGAAAAACAGGAAGTCGTCGCGGATCCAACGAAGAAACCAGAGCCTGAGAAGAAAAAAGAACCTGAGAAAAAGCCAGAAAAACCAATAGAAAAACCGAAACCAAAACCGAAAGAGAAGCCAAAAGAAAAACCTAAAAATGAGGTAAAAGCAGAGAAAGCGGTAGAAATGCCGAAGAGCCTACCGATTGGCGATAAGAACATCAATTCAACGGCTACGGCAAATTCTAAAGCAACGACCACAGGTCAACCTGGTACAAATGGCGTTCAAGGTGGCTCAGGTATCAATACGGATGAGCTAAATGCTTATCGTGCAGCTATTCGACGTGAAATTGAACGGCATAAACGCTATCCAGCACGCGCAAAAATGATGCGTAAACAAGGTATTGTTAACGTCAGTTTTAGTGTTGGAGGAGATGGTTCTCTGTCTGGAGAGCGTGTCACTAAATCGTCTGGTGATGAAAGCTTAGACAACGCAGCACTTGAGGCAGTAAGAAGCGCGAGACCTATCGGCCCAAAACCTGCTGGGTTTGCGTCTTCAGTAAGCGTACCAATTAGTTTTACCATTCAATAA
- the prmA gene encoding 50S ribosomal protein L11 methyltransferase — MAWIQIRLNSTNEKAEKISDFLEEIGSVSVTFMDSQDTPIFEPLPGETRLWGNTDVIALFDAETDMNEIVSLLKQAHHLDENTAYKIEQIEDKDWEREWMDNFHPMQFGKRLWICPSWREVPDQNAVNVMLDPGLAFGTGTHPTTALCLEWLDGLDLTGKTVIDFGCGSGILAIAALKLGAKNAIGIDIDPQAILASRNNAEQNGVADRLQLFLSDDKPADLKADVVVANILAGPLKELYPIISQLVKEDGDLGLSGILETQAQSVCDAYTKSFELNPVAVKDEWCRITGKLAITSNSSN; from the coding sequence ATGGCGTGGATTCAAATTCGCTTAAATAGTACAAATGAAAAAGCTGAGAAAATTAGTGACTTTTTAGAAGAAATTGGCTCAGTTTCGGTCACCTTTATGGATAGCCAAGACACACCGATTTTTGAACCACTTCCAGGCGAAACGCGTCTGTGGGGAAATACCGATGTGATTGCATTGTTTGATGCAGAAACTGATATGAACGAAATTGTGAGTTTGCTTAAACAAGCCCATCATTTAGATGAAAACACCGCTTACAAAATCGAGCAAATCGAGGATAAAGATTGGGAACGTGAATGGATGGATAACTTCCACCCAATGCAATTTGGCAAACGTTTATGGATTTGTCCAAGCTGGCGTGAAGTACCGGATCAAAATGCGGTTAATGTGATGCTTGATCCAGGTTTAGCTTTCGGGACAGGTACTCACCCGACAACCGCACTTTGTTTAGAGTGGTTAGATGGTTTGGATTTAACTGGCAAAACCGTCATCGATTTTGGCTGTGGCTCAGGAATTCTTGCCATTGCTGCCCTTAAATTAGGGGCAAAAAATGCAATCGGTATTGATATCGATCCACAAGCGATTCTCGCCAGTCGCAATAATGCTGAACAGAATGGGGTTGCAGATCGTCTGCAACTTTTCTTATCTGATGATAAACCTGCAGATTTAAAAGCAGATGTTGTTGTGGCAAATATTCTGGCTGGACCATTAAAAGAGCTTTACCCGATTATTTCTCAATTAGTGAAAGAGGACGGTGATCTTGGATTATCAGGCATTTTAGAAACGCAAGCACAATCGGTATGTGATGCGTATACGAAATCATTTGAATTGAACCCTGTTGCAGTAAAGGATGAGTGGTGTCGTATTACAGGTAAATTAGCCATAACGTCAAATTCTTCGAACTAG
- the fis gene encoding DNA-binding transcriptional regulator Fis, translating into MLEQQRSPSEALTVSVLNSQSQVTNKPLRDSVKQALRNYLSQLDGQDVNDLYELVLAEVEHPMLDMIMQYTRGNQTRAANMLGINRGTLRKKLKKYGMG; encoded by the coding sequence ATGTTAGAACAACAACGTAGTCCGTCTGAAGCGTTAACCGTTTCAGTTTTAAACTCTCAATCACAAGTAACAAACAAACCATTACGTGATTCGGTAAAACAAGCTTTACGCAATTACTTATCACAATTAGATGGTCAAGATGTGAATGATCTTTACGAATTAGTATTAGCGGAAGTTGAACACCCGATGTTAGATATGATTATGCAGTACACCCGCGGTAACCAAACCCGTGCAGCGAACATGCTAGGAATTAACCGTGGTACATTGCGTAAGAAATTGAAAAAATACGGTATGGGCTAA
- a CDS encoding acyltransferase family protein — MNNTTREFITKDESLYIKGCAVILMLIHHLFPFADRIPKSTEIIWLFGDNQFEVSLGWWGKYCVAIFLFISGYGYSFSKDKPMQYYTTKIVSIYRKVFIVFLIYIPIDIYFHVKNVISDLNSKSILMNAIGFHSNYNEEWWFLFPYILLVLITPVLHKLRHHLVSLFAMAIIIHNMSGNGIIGHFFWWAIAYIIGFIFGVLSLI, encoded by the coding sequence TTGAATAATACAACACGGGAATTTATAACAAAAGATGAGTCTTTATATATAAAAGGCTGCGCGGTTATTCTGATGTTAATTCATCATCTTTTCCCATTTGCTGATCGTATCCCTAAATCGACTGAAATTATCTGGCTCTTTGGTGATAATCAATTTGAAGTATCATTAGGTTGGTGGGGGAAATATTGTGTTGCTATATTTTTATTTATAAGCGGCTATGGTTATTCTTTTTCAAAGGATAAACCTATGCAATATTATACGACTAAAATAGTTTCAATATATCGAAAAGTTTTTATTGTATTTTTAATATATATTCCTATTGATATTTATTTTCATGTTAAAAATGTAATATCAGATCTAAATTCAAAATCTATATTAATGAATGCAATAGGATTTCATTCCAATTATAATGAAGAGTGGTGGTTTCTATTTCCTTATATCTTATTAGTATTAATTACACCTGTATTACATAAACTTCGTCATCATTTAGTCTCACTATTTGCAATGGCGATTATTATCCACAATATGTCTGGTAATGGGATCATTGGCCACTTCTTCTGGTGGGCTATTGCCTATATTATTGGATTTATTTTTGGTGTATTATCCCTAATTTAA
- the dusB gene encoding tRNA dihydrouridine synthase DusB — translation MRIGSYELKNRILLAPMAGITDQPFRRLCAHYGAGLTFSEMMSTNPQVWHTEKSKLRLAHSEELGLNAVQIAGSDPLEMAQAAAINVAYGAEIIDINMGCPAKKVNRKLAGSALLQFPDLVEKILKEVVNAVDVPVTLKIRTGWDKANRNCVQIGKIAEQSGIQALTIHGRTKECLFEGEAEYDNIRAVKQSISIPVIANGDIDSASKAKKVLEYTGADAIMIGRAALGNPWLFQAVEALVEHDSIIQTSSLREKCGHILRHIQELHQFYGEQKGYRIARKHVAWYLQGIQPDSVFRQTFNAINEPKEQLIVLEDFLNSILDKEKC, via the coding sequence ATGCGAATTGGTTCTTATGAATTAAAAAATCGTATTTTATTGGCACCCATGGCGGGTATCACGGATCAACCTTTTCGACGTTTATGTGCCCATTACGGGGCAGGATTAACGTTTTCAGAGATGATGTCCACTAATCCTCAGGTTTGGCATACAGAGAAATCGAAACTTCGTTTAGCACATAGTGAAGAGCTAGGATTAAATGCGGTGCAAATCGCAGGTTCTGATCCTTTAGAAATGGCCCAAGCTGCAGCAATTAATGTAGCCTATGGTGCTGAAATTATCGACATCAATATGGGTTGTCCCGCAAAGAAAGTGAATCGAAAACTGGCGGGCTCCGCACTGCTTCAATTTCCCGATTTAGTGGAGAAAATTTTAAAAGAAGTCGTGAATGCCGTTGATGTGCCAGTGACGTTAAAAATTCGCACAGGTTGGGATAAAGCAAATCGAAACTGTGTGCAAATCGGAAAAATTGCAGAACAATCTGGTATTCAAGCTTTAACCATTCATGGGCGGACGAAAGAATGCTTATTTGAAGGGGAAGCGGAATACGACAATATTCGAGCAGTCAAACAATCAATTTCAATTCCAGTCATTGCGAATGGTGATATTGATTCTGCCTCGAAAGCGAAAAAGGTACTTGAGTATACAGGTGCCGATGCAATAATGATCGGTCGTGCCGCACTAGGCAATCCATGGCTTTTTCAAGCCGTCGAGGCGTTAGTGGAACATGATTCGATAATTCAAACATCAAGTTTGCGTGAAAAGTGCGGTCATATTTTGCGTCATATTCAAGAACTCCATCAGTTCTATGGCGAGCAAAAAGGCTATCGAATAGCCCGCAAACACGTAGCTTGGTATTTACAGGGAATTCAACCCGATTCCGTTTTTAGACAGACTTTTAACGCAATTAATGAACCGAAAGAGCAGTTAATTGTGCTGGAAGATTTTTTAAATTCAATTTTGGATAAAGAAAAATGTTAG
- a CDS encoding transferrin-binding protein-like solute binding protein produces MKFNLSKLSLIILATVTLAACGSSGGSNTQPADQAKTPEPVKPAELVKPAELVKPAESVKPVEPVKTAEPVKPAELVKSAELVKPAETVKPAETVKSAETVKSAETVKSAETVKPAEQVKPVETVKPAEPVKPAEPVKPAETVKPAELVKPSELVKPAEQPKNEEQIVLSRVGFEVNKENGVITTIERQIHDDNNVNLVNVEGQEIEIIPSGYYERPGFIGINAKELLEEFSPKSQRSVSGKNYKNIRWGTFTDPSLNSYYHVAFGVNPTTEMPQSGIVNYTGYGSHLEAAKKEGYFLSSARLTANFADKTLNGTISLAKTGFNDVLVSNDIAGGALPPHLHFDDVSLSAKIQGNQFSGINSQGVQVEGGFYGKDADEVAGTYQGNDKFGVFGARKN; encoded by the coding sequence ATGAAATTTAATCTCTCTAAATTAAGTTTAATAATTCTTGCAACTGTAACGTTAGCTGCCTGTGGAAGTAGTGGTGGTAGCAATACTCAACCAGCTGATCAAGCAAAAACACCTGAGCCAGTAAAACCAGCTGAGCTAGTAAAACCAGCTGAGCTAGTAAAACCGGCTGAGTCAGTAAAACCAGTTGAGCCAGTAAAAACAGCTGAGCCAGTAAAACCAGCTGAGCTAGTAAAATCAGCTGAGCTAGTAAAACCAGCTGAGACAGTGAAACCCGCTGAGACAGTGAAATCCGCTGAGACAGTGAAATCCGCTGAGACAGTGAAATCCGCTGAGACAGTGAAACCAGCTGAGCAAGTGAAACCAGTTGAGACAGTAAAACCAGCTGAGCCAGTAAAACCAGCTGAGCCAGTAAAGCCAGCTGAGACAGTGAAACCAGCTGAGCTAGTAAAACCAAGTGAGCTAGTAAAACCAGCTGAACAACCAAAAAATGAAGAACAAATTGTGCTTAGTCGAGTAGGATTTGAAGTTAACAAAGAGAATGGAGTAATTACTACAATTGAAAGACAAATACATGATGACAATAATGTGAATCTCGTTAATGTTGAAGGTCAAGAAATTGAAATTATTCCATCAGGGTATTATGAACGTCCCGGATTCATTGGAATTAATGCAAAAGAACTGCTAGAGGAGTTTTCTCCTAAATCGCAACGTAGTGTTAGCGGTAAAAACTATAAGAACATTCGTTGGGGTACATTTACAGATCCTTCGCTGAACTCTTATTATCATGTTGCATTCGGTGTAAATCCAACAACAGAAATGCCTCAATCAGGTATAGTCAATTATACTGGATATGGTAGTCATTTAGAGGCAGCTAAAAAAGAGGGATATTTCTTATCATCAGCCAGACTTACTGCAAATTTTGCAGATAAAACACTAAATGGAACAATTTCTTTAGCGAAAACAGGTTTTAATGATGTCCTCGTATCAAATGATATTGCTGGAGGCGCTCTTCCTCCTCATCTACATTTTGATGATGTTTCCTTATCTGCCAAAATTCAAGGCAATCAATTTAGTGGAATAAATAGCCAAGGTGTTCAGGTTGAAGGTGGCTTCTATGGAAAAGATGCAGACGAAGTGGCTGGAACTTATCAAGGAAATGATAAATTTGGTGTTTTTGGTGCTAGAAAAAATTAG
- a CDS encoding YhdT family protein, which produces MDLSQRYKQAAKEARWALGLAILYVIGWCVCAYLPKDSPGPIGFPLWFELSCIYLPILFVVIGYWIVKIVFLDIPLDVESKENK; this is translated from the coding sequence ATGGATTTATCACAGCGGTATAAACAAGCAGCCAAGGAGGCTCGCTGGGCATTAGGTTTAGCTATTCTTTATGTGATTGGATGGTGTGTTTGTGCTTATTTACCGAAAGACTCGCCAGGGCCGATAGGTTTTCCGTTGTGGTTTGAATTATCCTGCATTTATTTACCTATTTTGTTTGTCGTCATTGGGTATTGGATTGTCAAAATTGTTTTTTTAGATATCCCGTTAGATGTTGAGTCAAAGGAGAATAAATAA
- the exbD gene encoding TonB system transport protein ExbD — protein sequence MKKFDEINIIPFIDIMLVLLAIVLITASFISQGKIQVNLPKASSTVAFKSDELAKLLTVTADKQLYFNDKPISQEALEKEIAGWNKDQKVTLKIDADASFQDFVTITDMLSKNEIKNVAIVSMKDKGVSSKNTPAVGGVGVGHKQ from the coding sequence GTGAAAAAATTTGATGAAATCAACATTATTCCTTTCATCGACATTATGTTGGTGTTATTAGCGATAGTGTTGATCACCGCATCCTTTATTTCTCAAGGGAAAATTCAAGTTAATCTACCCAAAGCCAGTTCAACGGTTGCATTCAAATCAGATGAATTAGCTAAATTATTGACCGTGACGGCAGATAAACAACTTTATTTTAATGACAAACCAATCTCACAAGAAGCGCTTGAAAAAGAGATCGCAGGTTGGAATAAAGATCAGAAAGTCACATTAAAAATTGATGCAGATGCCTCTTTCCAAGATTTCGTGACGATTACAGATATGTTATCGAAAAACGAAATTAAAAATGTCGCTATTGTTTCGATGAAAGATAAAGGCGTTTCAAGCAAAAATACGCCAGCAGTGGGAGGCGTCGGAGTAGGGCATAAACAATGA
- a CDS encoding surface lipoprotein assembly modifier, with translation MTSQSKLILFLNSSLLLSSFSFALEKSPQPRDERFDDQLQLAKPDLSTQKPQIPEKRDDKHTLSMTKEELAKHPDLIVRGLIPAVLQNNGDVVQLLLPLYQNLPKQDPFLLEWANAINARENGRFSEAVTRYRTLFSQDSTILPLRYQLAQALFLNNDNEAAKDQFQKLRAEQVSPESTVMIDQYLSALNRRDQWKFRGGLSFLNESNINNAPKPGTRIGNWNAWDRESATGFSYFVEAEKKWSLPHNYFTKFSIEGNGKYYWDNKKYNEFNGRVGAGLGYQTARFEISLMPFTERRWYAGGSSGSESMKQYSKNSGARLDLTYWLNEKWQMSTALEYGEQRYNTRKHLNGNNYLWSNTLSYFPKSGQFWFIGADYNRENTRDEDNAYQRKNLRLGWGQEWGWGISTRVSLAYARRTYKGADLFNIRQKNNEYQSAVTLWHRDLYFLGITPKITWSYQKVSSNHPFYSYDKNRIFLEMGKTF, from the coding sequence ATGACTTCACAATCTAAACTTATTTTATTTTTAAACTCTTCATTATTGCTTAGTTCATTCTCTTTTGCACTAGAGAAGTCTCCTCAACCTCGGGATGAGCGGTTTGATGATCAGCTTCAGCTTGCGAAACCTGACTTATCCACTCAAAAGCCACAAATTCCAGAAAAACGTGATGATAAACATACACTTTCTATGACGAAAGAAGAATTAGCAAAACACCCTGATTTGATCGTACGTGGATTGATTCCTGCAGTGTTGCAAAATAACGGTGACGTCGTTCAACTATTACTGCCGTTGTATCAAAATTTGCCAAAACAAGATCCATTTTTACTTGAGTGGGCAAATGCAATTAATGCTCGTGAAAATGGTCGTTTTTCGGAGGCGGTAACTCGTTATCGTACTCTATTTTCTCAAGATTCGACCATTCTGCCATTGCGTTATCAGTTAGCACAGGCACTCTTTTTAAACAATGATAATGAGGCGGCCAAAGATCAATTCCAAAAACTGAGAGCTGAACAAGTTTCACCCGAGTCTACCGTCATGATAGACCAATATCTTTCTGCGCTTAACCGCCGAGATCAATGGAAGTTTCGAGGTGGGTTGAGCTTCTTAAACGAAAGTAATATTAACAATGCACCAAAACCTGGCACTCGCATTGGAAATTGGAATGCCTGGGATCGCGAAAGTGCAACAGGGTTTTCTTATTTTGTAGAAGCAGAGAAAAAGTGGTCATTACCTCATAATTATTTCACTAAGTTTTCTATTGAAGGTAATGGGAAATATTACTGGGATAATAAAAAATATAATGAATTTAATGGTAGAGTTGGCGCTGGATTGGGTTATCAAACAGCACGTTTTGAGATTTCATTGATGCCATTTACAGAAAGACGATGGTATGCAGGTGGCTCCTCAGGGAGTGAGTCAATGAAGCAGTATTCGAAGAATTCAGGTGCTCGTTTAGATTTAACCTATTGGCTGAATGAAAAGTGGCAAATGTCAACCGCACTTGAATATGGTGAACAGCGTTATAACACTCGTAAACACTTGAATGGTAATAATTATCTTTGGTCGAATACGTTATCTTATTTTCCTAAGAGTGGTCAATTTTGGTTCATAGGTGCTGATTATAATCGTGAAAATACGCGAGATGAAGACAATGCTTATCAACGTAAAAATCTCCGTTTAGGTTGGGGGCAAGAGTGGGGCTGGGGTATTTCAACCCGAGTTTCCCTTGCCTATGCGCGTAGAACTTACAAAGGTGCTGATTTATTTAATATTCGTCAGAAAAATAATGAATATCAATCAGCAGTAACATTATGGCATCGTGATCTTTACTTTTTAGGAATCACGCCTAAAATTACATGGTCTTATCAAAAAGTGTCAAGTAATCACCCATTTTATAGCTACGACAAAAATCGTATTTTTCTTGAAATGGGTAAAACATTCTAA
- the accC gene encoding acetyl-CoA carboxylase biotin carboxylase subunit — MLEKVVIANRGEIALRILRACKELGIKTVAVHSTADRDLKHVLLADETVCIGPAPSVKSYLNIPAIIAAAEVTGADAIHPGYGFLSENADFAEQVERSGFIFIGPTADVIRLMGDKVSAIKAMKKAGVPCVPGSDGPVGSDIAKNKEIAKRIGYPIIIKASGGGGGRGMRVVRSEDALEESIAMTKAEAKAAFNNDMVYMEKYLENPRHIEIQVLADTHGNAIYLAERDCSMQRRHQKVVEEAPAPGITEEVRRDIGTRCANACVEIGYRGAGTFEFLYENGEFYFIEMNTRIQVEHPVTEMITGVDLVKEQLRIAAGLPLSYKQEDIKVKGHAIECRINAEDPKTFLPSPGKVAHLHSPGGLGVRWDSHVYAGYTVPPHYDSMIAKLITYGDTRDVAIRRMQNALSETIIDGIKTNIPLHELILEDENFQKGGANIHYLEKKLGMYD, encoded by the coding sequence ATGTTAGAAAAAGTTGTGATAGCTAACCGTGGTGAAATTGCACTACGTATTTTGCGTGCCTGTAAAGAATTAGGCATTAAAACTGTGGCGGTTCACTCTACCGCCGATCGTGATTTAAAACACGTATTACTTGCAGATGAAACAGTTTGTATCGGACCTGCGCCATCTGTAAAAAGTTATTTAAATATCCCTGCCATTATTGCCGCAGCAGAAGTAACCGGTGCGGATGCGATTCACCCTGGTTATGGTTTCCTTTCTGAAAACGCAGATTTTGCAGAGCAAGTTGAGCGTTCTGGTTTTATTTTTATTGGCCCAACTGCAGACGTCATTCGTTTGATGGGGGATAAAGTTTCTGCAATTAAAGCAATGAAAAAAGCGGGCGTGCCTTGTGTACCGGGTTCAGATGGTCCAGTAGGCAGCGATATCGCAAAAAATAAAGAAATTGCAAAACGTATTGGCTATCCAATTATTATCAAGGCATCTGGCGGTGGCGGTGGTCGTGGTATGCGTGTCGTTCGTAGCGAAGATGCACTTGAAGAATCTATTGCGATGACAAAAGCTGAAGCAAAAGCCGCGTTTAACAATGATATGGTTTACATGGAAAAATATTTAGAAAATCCACGCCATATTGAAATTCAAGTTTTAGCGGATACACACGGTAATGCAATCTATCTTGCAGAACGGGATTGTTCTATGCAACGTCGTCACCAAAAAGTCGTGGAAGAAGCACCTGCGCCGGGTATTACAGAAGAAGTTCGTCGTGACATCGGCACTCGTTGTGCGAATGCTTGTGTTGAAATTGGCTATCGCGGTGCAGGTACGTTTGAATTCTTGTATGAAAATGGTGAATTCTATTTCATTGAAATGAATACCCGTATTCAAGTAGAGCACCCAGTAACAGAAATGATTACCGGTGTAGATTTAGTGAAAGAACAATTGCGCATTGCAGCTGGTTTACCACTTTCTTATAAACAAGAAGATATCAAAGTGAAAGGTCATGCAATTGAATGTCGTATCAATGCAGAAGATCCAAAAACATTCTTACCATCTCCAGGTAAAGTTGCTCACTTGCACTCACCAGGTGGTTTAGGGGTTCGTTGGGATTCTCATGTATATGCTGGTTATACCGTTCCACCACACTACGATTCTATGATCGCAAAATTAATCACATACGGTGATACGCGTGATGTCGCAATCCGTCGTATGCAAAATGCATTATCTGAGACGATCATTGATGGTATCAAAACAAATATCCCACTTCATGAACTCATTCTTGAAGATGAAAACTTCCAAAAAGGTGGTGCGAATATCCACTATTTAGAGAAGAAATTAGGGATGTATGATTAA